The Wolbachia endosymbiont of Ctenocephalides felis wCfeT genome includes a region encoding these proteins:
- a CDS encoding helix-turn-helix domain-containing protein, translating into MKDLKLIYPITIELSDVKDTKLKLIRVVARLISKKYKTQKKAADALKIDQPKVSQINRSRIEVFSLEYLLNLLVALGQDVNVKIEHISEPVTN; encoded by the coding sequence ATGAAGGATTTAAAATTAATCTATCCTATAACAATAGAGCTTAGTGATGTAAAGGATACAAAGCTAAAGTTAATAAGGGTCGTTGCGCGATTAATAAGCAAAAAATACAAAACACAAAAAAAAGCAGCAGATGCTCTAAAGATTGATCAGCCCAAAGTATCTCAAATTAATAGATCAAGAATTGAGGTTTTTTCATTGGAGTATTTACTCAACTTATTGGTTGCGTTGGGTCAGGATGTAAATGTTAAAATAGAACACATTTCTGAACCTGTCACTAACTAA
- a CDS encoding Rne/Rng family ribonuclease, with amino-acid sequence MANSGKRLLLIENSICSDEVRVALSVNNKVVEFEQEFKEKKQLRGNIYVAYVKRIEPSLQAVFIEYGKNKQGFLSFSEISLDYFNIPEEEKEALFESHFNDQNAEESSDSTSNKSTGNGFIRGVLLYKKYKLQDVISINQKLLVQLTKEERSSKGASFTTYITLVGRYCVFMPSSMSKGGVSRRIEDANTRKQLKDILGSINLPKRSGLIIRTVGSEKSRKEIEQDYNYLSSLWQNIQNNSSAINTSSLIYNEADVIMRSVRDFCSDGVEIVVSGKEAFEAVKQYTRHALKGSKLRYKLYKGYVPIFTYYGIEEQISELYSNRVKLSSGGSLIITLTEAFVSIDVNSGKMTGEDSIEETAYRTNMEAVPEIYRQVNLRGLSGLIVVDFIDMLKYKYCRDVESAIRQAFRNDKAKVQFSYINDFGIMVFSRQRIKSNIQEVNTTECSHCKGVGRVKSNEVIVASILRELQHVASRYRNKTFDLVAHGAVIAHIFNNKRDTIATIEKEFNIALNITTDDSLDANTFILKHGDGVSLNDHKPLQNSGYQVEASNNNEKAESNFWLTRWLSRLLSSSN; translated from the coding sequence GTGGCGAATAGTGGTAAAAGGTTACTTTTAATAGAAAATTCTATATGCTCTGACGAGGTTAGAGTTGCCTTATCAGTTAATAATAAGGTTGTAGAATTTGAGCAAGAATTCAAGGAAAAAAAACAATTACGAGGTAATATATATGTTGCTTATGTAAAACGTATAGAACCTTCTCTTCAAGCTGTGTTTATTGAATATGGTAAGAATAAACAGGGTTTTTTATCTTTTTCTGAAATATCGTTGGATTATTTCAATATTCCAGAAGAAGAAAAAGAAGCACTCTTTGAAAGTCATTTTAATGATCAAAATGCAGAGGAGAGCTCGGATTCTACTTCTAACAAGAGTACAGGCAATGGTTTTATTAGAGGAGTGCTATTATATAAGAAGTATAAGCTACAGGATGTTATTTCAATAAATCAAAAATTATTAGTTCAGCTAACCAAAGAAGAGCGAAGCAGCAAAGGTGCTTCATTTACAACTTATATCACTTTAGTAGGCAGGTATTGTGTCTTTATGCCAAGTTCCATGAGTAAAGGTGGAGTGTCGCGTAGAATTGAGGATGCAAATACAAGGAAGCAACTAAAAGATATACTGGGTTCAATAAATTTACCAAAAAGGTCCGGTCTAATAATAAGAACTGTTGGTTCAGAAAAGAGCAGAAAGGAAATAGAGCAGGATTATAATTACCTCTCTTCATTGTGGCAGAATATTCAAAATAATTCGTCTGCTATTAATACTTCATCATTAATCTACAATGAAGCGGATGTTATTATGAGGTCTGTTCGTGATTTCTGCAGTGATGGTGTGGAAATTGTAGTATCTGGAAAGGAGGCTTTTGAAGCAGTAAAACAATATACTAGGCATGCATTGAAAGGCAGTAAATTGCGATATAAGCTATACAAGGGCTATGTTCCAATATTTACTTACTACGGCATTGAAGAGCAAATTTCTGAGTTATATAGCAACAGAGTGAAATTATCATCTGGTGGATCTTTGATAATAACTTTAACTGAAGCATTTGTCTCAATAGATGTAAACTCAGGAAAAATGACTGGGGAAGATAGCATAGAAGAAACAGCTTATAGGACAAATATGGAGGCAGTTCCTGAAATATATAGGCAGGTGAATTTAAGAGGATTATCAGGGTTAATAGTAGTTGATTTTATTGACATGCTAAAATATAAGTACTGTAGAGATGTTGAATCTGCTATAAGGCAGGCGTTTAGAAATGACAAAGCAAAAGTTCAGTTTAGCTATATAAATGATTTTGGGATAATGGTGTTTTCAAGGCAAAGAATTAAGTCAAATATACAGGAAGTCAATACTACAGAATGTTCACATTGCAAAGGTGTTGGAAGAGTAAAATCAAATGAAGTGATTGTCGCTTCAATATTGAGAGAATTGCAACATGTTGCTAGCAGATACAGGAATAAGACATTTGATTTAGTGGCGCACGGTGCAGTTATAGCGCATATCTTTAATAATAAGCGTGATACGATTGCTACAATTGAAAAGGAATTTAATATTGCATTAAATATTACGACTGATGATAGCTTAGATGCAAATACATTTATTTTAAAGCATGGAGATGGTGTTAGTTTAAATGATCATAAACCGCTGCAAAATTCTGGATATCAGGTTGAAGCAAGCAATAATAATGAAAAAGCTGAAAGCAATTTTTGGTTAACTAGATGGCTTTCACGCCTTTTAAGCTCTAGTAATTAG
- the murD gene encoding UDP-N-acetylmuramoyl-L-alanine--D-glutamate ligase, with protein sequence MHFQDQSIAVFGLGKTGLSVINFLTNSGARVYAWDDCDEQIANAKVIYKKCNFVHPKEYNWNEVTALILSPGIPLYYPEPHWIVKLAKRFNCKIKSDIELFLEAKAANQKIVGVTGTNGKSTTTSLIGHILKFAGKKVGVGGNLGTPVLNLNRDAEIYVIELSSFQLELMNTPTVISACSTATVKQELVSSQCLTLGSSIWTKKIDIAVLLNITPDHIDRHGSMENYIAAKSKLIEGSNIAVIGCDNEITANIFNKFTGNKIPVSASMPFRPLFLSSQCSDTGIQENLVKLELSIEDAKINLTSNAENIASAYAVCGLLGVSQSAIIDSMKSFSGLRHRNELLGKIKNVLFVNDSKATNAESSEKAILSYENIYWIVGGRSKEGGIESLSKYFHRIKKAFLIGESATAFASVLKGKVDLMKCDNLENAFKLACKDAFSTREEVTILLSPACASFDQWKHFEERGEAFCNMFEKLKDSFTITHAI encoded by the coding sequence ATGCACTTTCAAGATCAAAGTATTGCAGTTTTTGGCCTTGGTAAGACTGGCTTATCGGTCATTAATTTTCTTACAAATAGCGGAGCAAGAGTATATGCATGGGATGATTGTGATGAGCAAATAGCAAATGCAAAAGTAATATACAAAAAGTGCAACTTTGTTCATCCTAAGGAATATAATTGGAATGAAGTAACTGCACTGATTTTGAGCCCTGGAATTCCGCTTTACTATCCAGAGCCGCACTGGATAGTGAAGCTTGCAAAAAGATTTAATTGCAAAATCAAATCAGATATTGAGTTATTCCTTGAAGCTAAGGCTGCAAATCAGAAAATAGTAGGTGTTACAGGTACAAATGGCAAATCAACTACTACGTCGCTAATAGGACACATATTAAAGTTTGCAGGGAAAAAAGTAGGAGTCGGAGGGAATTTAGGTACTCCAGTTTTGAATTTAAACAGAGATGCGGAAATTTATGTGATTGAGCTCTCCTCTTTTCAATTGGAATTAATGAATACACCTACGGTCATTTCAGCGTGTAGCACTGCAACTGTAAAGCAAGAATTGGTGTCATCACAGTGCTTGACACTGGGATCCAGTATTTGGACAAAAAAGATAGATATTGCAGTACTGCTCAACATTACACCAGATCACATAGATAGACATGGGAGTATGGAAAATTATATAGCAGCTAAGTCGAAGCTGATAGAAGGTAGCAACATTGCAGTGATAGGATGCGACAACGAGATTACTGCTAACATATTTAATAAATTTACTGGAAATAAAATTCCTGTTTCAGCTTCAATGCCATTTCGACCACTCTTTTTGTCATCCCAGTGCTCAGACACTGGGATCCAGGAAAATTTAGTAAAATTAGAGCTATCAATAGAAGATGCAAAAATAAACTTAACATCAAACGCAGAAAACATAGCATCTGCATATGCTGTATGTGGGCTACTTGGTGTTAGCCAAAGCGCTATTATTGATAGTATGAAGTCATTTTCAGGGTTAAGACACAGAAATGAACTGCTTGGTAAAATAAAAAATGTGCTATTTGTAAACGATAGTAAAGCAACCAACGCTGAATCCAGCGAAAAAGCAATTTTATCTTATGAAAATATATACTGGATAGTTGGTGGAAGGAGTAAAGAAGGCGGGATAGAGTCATTGAGTAAATATTTTCATAGAATTAAAAAAGCTTTTCTTATTGGAGAGTCGGCAACAGCTTTTGCGAGCGTTCTAAAGGGTAAAGTAGATTTGATGAAGTGTGATAATCTTGAAAATGCATTCAAGTTAGCCTGTAAGGATGCTTTTAGCACTCGAGAGGAAGTAACAATACTACTTTCCCCTGCATGCGCTTCTTTTGACCAGTGGAAGCATTTTGAAGAACGCGGCGAAGCTTTTTGCAATATGTTTGAAAAATTAAAGGATTCGTTTACAATAACACATGCTATTTGA
- the rpmG gene encoding 50S ribosomal protein L33 translates to MAKKAASLLVKLVSTATKVTRTGEEKLTGYFYVKKRNPKKLTKKLEFMKYDPKVRRHVLFKEEKLK, encoded by the coding sequence ATGGCAAAAAAAGCTGCTTCTCTCCTTGTTAAGCTGGTTAGCACTGCAACTAAGGTAACAAGAACTGGTGAAGAAAAATTGACAGGTTATTTTTATGTGAAAAAGCGCAATCCTAAGAAGCTTACTAAAAAACTGGAGTTCATGAAATATGATCCAAAAGTAAGAAGACATGTGCTATTCAAGGAAGAAAAATTAAAATAG
- the putA gene encoding bifunctional proline dehydrogenase/L-glutamate gamma-semialdehyde dehydrogenase PutA codes for MTGPIEESKISSILEPNELRKRLQGSYRTDEKGCVRYLVEKTEISADSKNRIYNIAKQVIEKIKGSKLGVIDSFMQKYSLSNDEGVTLMCLAESLLRIPDNYTIDELIKDKIANQQWGKHSGHSPSLFVNASTWGLIVGSSILRDNKGDSKFYNAISKLLKNLGEPIIRKAVKEAMMMLGKHFVIGESIEKALENAKSGNSSKYLCSFDMLGEAARTASDAEEYFNSYMHSIRAIGASAEVDDCYKSHGISIKLSALHPRYEFNQFDNIAEELKVRLLELCHEAKKYNIPLCIDAEESERLEMSLILFEYLRLDKSLEGWEGLGLAVQAYQKRALAALDFVEDVAIRSKHKVMVRLVKGAYWDSEIKHTQELGLSGYSVFTRKSYTDVCYLTCAQKLLSKPNTFYPCFGTHNAYTFAAIMEFADKNHPGFEFQRLHGMGKDLYDYAMSEVATSINCRVYAPVGKHSDLLPYLIRRLLENGANSSFVNQINDPNVRIEDLVADPLEKAKSFEYEPHPSIPLPRDILGEERKNSLGMDISDSVTVAQFTDDIKKFSEKKWQVGPIIEGNVLLDDANFTEVVNPAHLEHIIGEVSNTTGVQALNALEKAHRAFPEWQNTPAEKRAEYLEKAADLLEGRMTQLIYILIVEAGKILSDAIAEVREAVDFLRYYAAIAKNELSNWKKLPGPAGEDNFIFFEGRGVFLCISPWNFPLAIFLGQVSAALAAGNAVLAKPAEQTPIIAYEAVKILHEAGVPKDVLHLIPGDGAYLGKTLIPDNRVAGVAFTGSTQTAQIINKMLASRNGPIVPLIAETGGLNAMIVDSSALLEQVTMDVLLSAFRSSGQRCSALRVLFIQEDIAEKQIKMICGAAQELRVGDPIHFSTDIGPIIDKTSLNMLIKHTNKMSEDRNSNLLFKVPMNVSSQNGHFFSPYIYEIQAISQLEQEVFGPILHVIRFSKAQLDKVIDDINNTGYGLTFSLQSRIQNQIDSISKKISAGNVYINRNQIGAAVGIQPFGGRGLSGTGPKAGGPNYLQRFSTEKVVSVNTTAFGGNTTLMCLD; via the coding sequence ATGACCGGTCCTATAGAAGAATCTAAGATCAGCTCTATACTAGAACCTAATGAATTGAGAAAGCGTTTACAAGGATCTTACCGCACTGATGAGAAGGGTTGTGTGCGTTATCTTGTGGAAAAAACAGAGATTTCAGCTGATTCAAAAAATAGAATTTATAATATTGCAAAACAAGTTATCGAGAAGATTAAAGGCAGTAAATTAGGGGTGATAGATTCTTTTATGCAGAAGTATTCTCTTTCTAATGATGAAGGTGTAACTCTGATGTGCCTTGCTGAATCGTTGCTCAGAATACCAGATAATTATACAATAGATGAACTAATTAAGGATAAAATTGCCAATCAACAATGGGGTAAGCATTCAGGACACTCTCCTTCATTGTTTGTAAATGCCTCTACATGGGGATTAATAGTAGGTAGTAGTATATTGAGAGATAATAAGGGAGATTCTAAATTTTATAATGCAATCTCTAAATTACTTAAAAATCTAGGAGAGCCAATAATTCGTAAAGCAGTAAAAGAAGCAATGATGATGCTTGGTAAACATTTCGTTATTGGAGAGAGTATAGAAAAAGCACTGGAAAACGCAAAATCAGGTAATAGTAGCAAATACTTATGCTCTTTTGATATGCTTGGTGAAGCTGCTCGTACAGCTAGTGATGCAGAAGAATATTTCAATTCGTATATGCATTCAATAAGGGCTATCGGTGCATCAGCTGAAGTGGACGATTGTTATAAGTCTCATGGTATTTCAATCAAATTATCCGCATTGCATCCACGTTATGAGTTCAATCAATTCGATAATATAGCGGAGGAATTGAAGGTAAGATTACTGGAACTTTGTCATGAAGCGAAAAAATATAATATTCCTCTATGTATAGATGCGGAGGAGTCAGAAAGGCTTGAAATGTCGTTAATTTTATTCGAATATCTGCGTCTTGATAAGTCGCTTGAAGGTTGGGAGGGGCTTGGATTAGCCGTTCAGGCATACCAAAAGCGTGCTTTGGCAGCTCTTGATTTTGTTGAGGATGTTGCTATTCGATCAAAGCACAAAGTTATGGTAAGACTTGTAAAAGGTGCATATTGGGATTCAGAAATTAAGCACACACAAGAGCTGGGATTAAGTGGTTATTCAGTATTCACAAGGAAGAGTTATACCGATGTGTGCTATTTAACTTGTGCGCAAAAGCTGCTTAGCAAGCCAAATACCTTTTACCCATGCTTTGGAACTCATAATGCCTACACTTTTGCAGCTATTATGGAATTTGCTGATAAAAATCACCCTGGATTTGAGTTTCAACGCTTACATGGAATGGGTAAAGACTTATATGATTATGCAATGTCAGAGGTTGCAACAAGTATAAATTGCCGTGTATATGCACCAGTTGGCAAGCATAGCGATTTATTACCATATCTTATTAGACGCTTGCTTGAGAATGGAGCTAACAGTTCATTTGTTAATCAAATAAACGATCCTAATGTTAGAATTGAAGATTTAGTTGCTGATCCACTGGAAAAAGCCAAAAGCTTCGAATACGAGCCTCATCCAAGCATTCCACTGCCACGAGATATTTTGGGAGAAGAAAGAAAAAATTCCTTGGGAATGGATATTAGTGATTCAGTGACAGTAGCACAATTTACAGATGACATAAAAAAATTTAGTGAAAAAAAATGGCAAGTTGGGCCAATTATTGAAGGAAATGTACTACTTGATGATGCTAATTTTACTGAAGTGGTGAATCCTGCACATTTGGAGCATATTATTGGAGAAGTATCAAATACAACTGGAGTTCAAGCTTTAAATGCTCTGGAAAAAGCGCATAGAGCTTTTCCTGAATGGCAGAATACTCCGGCAGAAAAGCGTGCTGAATATCTTGAAAAAGCTGCAGATTTGCTTGAAGGTAGAATGACACAATTAATCTATATTCTAATTGTTGAAGCGGGTAAAATTTTATCTGATGCTATAGCAGAAGTAAGAGAGGCAGTGGATTTCTTACGTTATTATGCAGCTATAGCAAAGAATGAACTGAGTAATTGGAAAAAATTACCAGGCCCAGCAGGTGAAGATAATTTTATCTTTTTTGAGGGGCGGGGAGTTTTTTTATGCATATCACCATGGAATTTTCCACTTGCTATATTTTTAGGGCAGGTTTCGGCTGCACTTGCAGCCGGTAATGCAGTATTGGCGAAGCCAGCAGAACAAACACCCATTATTGCCTATGAAGCTGTAAAAATTCTGCATGAAGCTGGTGTACCGAAAGATGTATTACATCTTATCCCAGGAGATGGCGCATATTTGGGTAAAACTTTAATACCAGATAATAGAGTTGCTGGAGTGGCTTTCACTGGTTCAACACAAACTGCACAAATAATTAACAAAATGCTTGCCAGCAGAAATGGTCCTATCGTGCCACTTATTGCTGAGACCGGTGGATTAAATGCTATGATTGTTGATAGTTCTGCTCTTTTAGAACAGGTAACTATGGATGTTCTGCTTTCCGCATTTCGCAGTAGCGGTCAGCGATGTTCTGCGCTTAGGGTGTTGTTTATTCAAGAAGATATTGCAGAAAAACAGATAAAAATGATCTGCGGTGCAGCGCAAGAGTTAAGAGTTGGTGATCCAATACATTTTAGTACTGATATTGGTCCAATAATTGATAAGACATCTCTTAATATGTTAATTAAACATACAAATAAGATGTCAGAGGATAGAAATTCGAACCTTTTGTTCAAAGTTCCCATGAATGTAAGTTCTCAAAATGGTCATTTCTTTTCTCCATACATTTATGAAATACAAGCAATTTCGCAATTAGAACAAGAGGTATTTGGCCCTATTTTACATGTCATACGCTTCAGTAAGGCACAACTGGATAAGGTTATAGATGATATAAATAACACAGGCTATGGGCTCACATTTTCTTTGCAAAGTCGCATACAAAACCAAATTGATTCAATTAGCAAAAAAATATCAGCTGGTAATGTATATATTAACCGAAATCAAATAGGTGCAGCAGTTGGCATACAGCCATTTGGTGGCAGAGGATTATCAGGGACTGGACCAAAAGCTGGCGGTCCTAATTATTTACAACGTTTTTCTACGGAAAAAGTTGTTAGTGTTAATACTACGGCATTTGGTGGTAATACCACACTTATGTGTCTAGATTAA
- a CDS encoding COQ9 family protein: MEQDEIKLIVEQLIKVIPFKGISDETLLKVCTEINLANSFCKFQDGIYSALEYIAEDLNNLMEIKLQNSNLEDMKVRERIKLAVRIRLTNYSKLPNYREFLKKVLSFSVLPKNTYFASKLLCKIVNTIWYGIHDQSTDFNYYTKRAILAGVYLSTVFYFTNDYSEDFADTLSFLDRRINNVMTFQKFKTRLKGIVGNFL, translated from the coding sequence GTGGAACAAGACGAGATAAAACTAATAGTAGAACAATTAATTAAGGTTATTCCATTTAAAGGAATAAGCGATGAGACTTTGTTGAAGGTATGCACAGAGATTAATTTAGCAAATAGCTTTTGTAAATTTCAGGATGGGATATATAGCGCTCTGGAGTACATAGCCGAAGATCTAAATAATTTAATGGAGATTAAGCTACAAAACTCCAATTTAGAAGATATGAAAGTGCGTGAGAGAATCAAGCTAGCAGTGCGAATACGTCTCACAAACTATTCCAAATTACCAAATTACAGAGAATTCTTAAAAAAAGTTTTATCATTTTCTGTGCTGCCAAAAAATACATATTTTGCTAGTAAGCTTTTGTGTAAAATTGTTAACACAATTTGGTATGGAATTCATGATCAATCAACGGATTTTAATTATTATACGAAACGGGCAATATTAGCTGGAGTGTATCTAAGTACGGTGTTTTATTTTACTAATGATTATTCGGAAGATTTTGCGGATACTCTATCATTTCTCGATAGGCGTATCAACAATGTTATGACGTTTCAAAAATTTAAAACCCGCTTAAAGGGAATTGTAGGAAATTTCTTATAG
- the thiM gene encoding hydroxyethylthiazole kinase, whose amino-acid sequence MLEQIKFYIEKIRKSKPLILNLTNYVTMDFVANALLAIGAAPIMSEETNELSELISCAHSININVGTLNSSFLERTECALAAAKTLKKIIVLDPVGCGATKIRTKASQKFIQYANVVRGNASEIISLDNNNQGKTLGVESQDATLEAEKNAVSLAERYNVTVITSGAADIVVKKGSIKYLPFGSPIMQYITGMGCVLSAVTAAFCSVETDLFQASLLSTAFYGLCGEQAEQKASCPGSFKVAFLDALYSPNFEFMRKRL is encoded by the coding sequence ATGTTGGAACAAATAAAATTTTATATTGAAAAGATCAGAAAATCAAAACCTTTGATCTTAAATCTAACTAATTATGTAACCATGGATTTTGTTGCAAATGCACTACTTGCAATAGGTGCTGCACCAATTATGTCTGAAGAAACAAATGAACTCAGTGAACTTATATCTTGTGCACACTCTATTAATATTAATGTAGGGACACTTAATAGTTCTTTTTTGGAAAGAACAGAATGTGCATTAGCAGCTGCTAAAACATTGAAAAAAATAATAGTGCTTGATCCTGTAGGTTGTGGGGCAACAAAGATCCGTACCAAAGCGAGCCAAAAATTTATTCAATATGCCAATGTTGTGCGTGGAAATGCAAGTGAGATTATATCACTTGACAATAACAATCAAGGTAAGACTCTTGGAGTTGAGTCACAGGATGCTACTTTAGAAGCAGAAAAAAACGCTGTTTCTTTAGCTGAACGGTACAATGTAACAGTTATAACTAGCGGTGCAGCTGATATTGTAGTAAAAAAGGGCTCTATAAAATATCTACCTTTTGGCTCACCTATTATGCAGTACATAACTGGAATGGGTTGTGTGTTATCTGCGGTTACTGCTGCATTTTGTTCCGTAGAGACTGACTTATTTCAGGCAAGTTTATTATCTACTGCATTCTACGGTTTATGTGGTGAACAAGCAGAACAGAAAGCGTCTTGCCCTGGATCTTTTAAAGTAGCGTTTCTTGATGCTTTGTATAGCCCTAATTTTGAATTTATGAGAAAAAGACTATGA
- the thiD gene encoding bifunctional hydroxymethylpyrimidine kinase/phosphomethylpyrimidine kinase, producing the protein MKYKALSIAGFDGSGGAGIQADLKVFSAFGCYGMTVLTALPVQNTTGVKKCYPLPLESIKDQLEVIFEDITPDAIKVGMLFSTEVVELVSEFLSKYAANIPIVVDPVMVAKSGDYLLLPEAVEFIKEKIIPMSTVITPNLLEAEELTGIKASTEEEMSTVAQELLKLGPKSVLLKGGHLENCSESCDLLITADNDYGWFSSLRIETKNTHGTGCTLSAAIAACLALGLNLFESCKIAKEYLSKALEAAKNQRIGKGIGPVHHFYHLWPTLNKIMEE; encoded by the coding sequence ATGAAGTACAAAGCTCTTTCAATTGCAGGTTTTGACGGATCAGGAGGTGCTGGTATCCAAGCAGATCTTAAAGTGTTTTCAGCTTTTGGTTGTTATGGCATGACAGTATTAACTGCTTTGCCAGTACAGAATACTACAGGGGTGAAAAAGTGCTACCCATTACCACTGGAATCAATCAAGGATCAGCTAGAGGTTATTTTCGAGGATATAACTCCAGATGCTATAAAAGTAGGTATGCTATTTAGTACCGAGGTTGTAGAGCTAGTTTCTGAATTTCTCTCAAAATATGCTGCTAACATACCAATTGTAGTTGATCCAGTAATGGTAGCAAAGAGTGGGGATTATCTTCTCCTGCCAGAGGCGGTTGAATTTATCAAGGAAAAAATTATTCCAATGAGCACAGTAATCACTCCGAATCTACTAGAAGCCGAAGAATTAACAGGTATAAAAGCTAGTACTGAGGAAGAGATGTCCACTGTTGCACAAGAATTACTAAAACTCGGTCCAAAGTCTGTATTACTAAAGGGTGGACATTTAGAAAATTGTAGTGAGTCATGTGACCTTCTTATCACGGCCGATAATGACTATGGATGGTTTAGTTCTTTAAGGATTGAAACTAAAAACACTCATGGAACAGGGTGTACATTATCTGCTGCAATTGCTGCCTGTTTAGCTCTTGGTTTAAATCTTTTTGAGAGTTGTAAAATAGCAAAAGAATATTTAAGCAAAGCTTTAGAAGCTGCAAAAAACCAACGTATTGGTAAAGGAATTGGGCCAGTTCATCACTTTTATCACTTATGGCCAACACTTAATAAAATTATGGAGGAATAA
- the thiE gene encoding thiamine phosphate synthase translates to MKVMENIMSQCKGYKQPYKLMLITQLNGTDIDSYLEFIKGCAEGGITSLQLRDKHASMEFLFEFGCKLKSVLAPFNIPLIINDNVELAYKIDADGVHLGQSDGNPKKARKLLGINKIIGLSIESLDKLERVNNLDIEITYIAASAVFATKTKSNIKTVWGIDGLKKVVALSKYPVVAIGGINKKNAAQVINAGASGIAVVSAIHEASNPQKEVQQLCNIINEV, encoded by the coding sequence ATGAAAGTTATGGAAAATATTATGTCCCAGTGTAAAGGATATAAACAACCATATAAGCTTATGTTAATTACTCAACTTAACGGTACTGACATTGATTCGTATCTTGAATTTATCAAGGGGTGTGCAGAAGGGGGTATAACATCACTGCAATTGCGTGATAAACATGCTTCGATGGAATTCTTATTTGAGTTTGGGTGCAAATTGAAGTCAGTTTTAGCGCCTTTTAATATTCCACTTATAATTAACGATAATGTTGAACTTGCTTACAAGATTGATGCAGATGGAGTTCATCTTGGTCAATCTGATGGTAATCCGAAAAAAGCACGAAAACTACTAGGCATCAACAAAATTATTGGTCTTTCAATTGAATCATTAGACAAATTAGAGAGAGTGAATAATCTGGATATAGAAATAACATACATTGCTGCAAGTGCTGTATTTGCAACTAAAACTAAAAGCAATATTAAAACTGTATGGGGAATAGACGGTTTAAAAAAGGTAGTTGCATTGTCAAAATATCCAGTTGTTGCTATCGGTGGTATCAATAAGAAAAATGCAGCACAAGTTATCAATGCTGGTGCATCTGGAATTGCAGTTGTGAGTGCAATTCACGAAGCAAGTAACCCACAAAAAGAAGTACAACAATTATGTAACATTATTAATGAGGTTTAG
- a CDS encoding ankyrin repeat domain-containing protein, giving the protein MKKAGQGTLRKQNLFDAAKEGNVLKIKELLKEVEDEDINVRDIYRKTPLHWAAENGHTEVVALLLSKTKDPNIESYGGNTPLHCAAIRGHTEAVKLLLNHDKINPEAVGSGTTPLCCATMHNHVGVVRLLLNRGVDPNIKSKSSGRTPLHWAAGQGNAAITEILLKKGAHANVMDNYSRTPLHWSVMYDRVNLHDRIKTIKILLKNGANPSIQDDYRRTPEVYIKNQDIKDLLLNPKIPKTNIEDINTSLHRERSCNIL; this is encoded by the coding sequence ATGAAAAAAGCAGGACAAGGAACATTACGTAAGCAAAATCTTTTTGATGCTGCTAAAGAAGGAAATGTCCTTAAGATTAAGGAGCTACTAAAAGAAGTAGAAGATGAAGATATTAATGTAAGAGATATATATAGAAAAACTCCTTTACATTGGGCTGCTGAAAATGGCCATACAGAAGTGGTGGCACTTCTGTTAAGTAAAACAAAAGATCCTAATATAGAAAGTTATGGAGGCAATACTCCTTTGCATTGTGCTGCCATTCGTGGTCATACAGAGGCAGTAAAGCTTCTACTTAATCATGATAAAATAAATCCTGAAGCAGTAGGTAGTGGAACTACTCCTTTATGTTGTGCTACTATGCATAACCACGTAGGGGTAGTAAGGCTTTTGCTCAATCGTGGAGTAGATCCCAATATAAAAAGTAAAAGTAGTGGAAGGACTCCTTTACATTGGGCTGCTGGTCAGGGCAATGCAGCTATAACAGAAATTCTACTAAAAAAAGGAGCGCACGCTAATGTAATGGATAATTATAGCAGAACTCCTTTACACTGGTCTGTTATGTACGATAGAGTTAATCTACATGATAGGATTAAGACGATAAAGATTTTGCTAAAAAATGGAGCAAATCCTTCTATACAAGATGATTATAGAAGGACTCCGGAAGTTTATATTAAAAATCAAGATATTAAGGACTTATTATTAAATCCCAAAATTCCTAAAACTAATATAGAGGATATAAATACATCTTTACATAGAGAAAGAAGCTGTAATATACTATAG